The genomic DNA AGGTCGGCGACGGCGTGCTCTTCTACCACTCCAACACCAATCCGCCGGGAATCGTGGGAATCGCCACCGTGGCCAAAGAGGGCTACGTCGACCACTACCAGTTCGACAAGAAATCGGAGTATTACGACCCCAAGGCCGATCCCGACAATCCGCGCTGGATCATGGTGGATATCAAATACGGCAAGCCGCTCAAGAACTATCTCTCGCTCCAGGACATCCGCGAGGCCCCTGCCCTCAAGGACATGCTGGTGATCCGCCGCGGCCAGCGGCTTTCCATTCAGCCGGTCACCGAAAAAGACTGGAAAGCGGTGCTCAAACTCGGCGGGATTTCCGAGTAACCCCGATGGAAGCGTTCGGTCAGTGCCCCTACTGCGGCGAGACAATCTCGATCCTCGTCGATCCCGGCGGAGCCTCTACGGAACGCTACGTCGAAGACTGCGAGGTCTGTTGCCGTCCCATCGCGGTGACTGCCGTGACGGACGCCGAGGGAGAGTCTTACGTGCAGCTCGCCCGTCTCGATGACTGAATTTCAGGGAACGCCCATGGCGGGATCGCTCACCGGATCGGTGAGGTGGCTGGCGCGCTTCACACAGTTTCGACCGGCATTCTTTGCCAGGTAGAGCGCCCGGTCGGCCCTGGCGAACAGATGGAACGCCGCCTCGTCGGCATCGAGCTCGGCAACACCGAAGGATGCTGTAATCGGAACCGCAAGCGTTCGGTCCTTCGCCCCCGCTTCAATCATGGTCCGCAGACGCTCGGCAATCTGGGAGGCCTGCTCCTCATTGGTGTTGGGAAGGACCAGGGCCATCTCCTCACCGCCGTAGCGCGCGGGCAGGTCGTCGATGCGGGCCTGCTTTCTAAGAAGCATGCCGATCCCCTTGAGCACGTGATCGCCCATCTGGTGGCCGTAGTTGTCGTTGACGTCTTTGAAGTGATCAAGGTCGAAGATGACGAGCGAGAGGGGCTCCTGGGTGCGGCCGGCATGGGCGACAGCGCGTTCGAGTTCCTCGTTGAGCGCGCGGGCATTGGCCAGGCCGGTGAGCGCATCCTGGCGGGCCAGCAGGGTGAGCAGAACATTGGCTTCGGCGAGCGACTGGGCGCGGCGTCCGAGTGCCCAACCGAGTCCGCTCATCACGATTGTCGTTCCCAGCCAGATAT from Chrysiogenia bacterium includes the following:
- a CDS encoding EVE domain-containing protein; amino-acid sequence: MAAKRRYWLMKSEPDVFSFDDLKNSPKKTACWEGVRNYQARNFMRDEMKVGDGVLFYHSNTNPPGIVGIATVAKEGYVDHYQFDKKSEYYDPKADPDNPRWIMVDIKYGKPLKNYLSLQDIREAPALKDMLVIRRGQRLSIQPVTEKDWKAVLKLGGISE
- a CDS encoding GGDEF domain-containing protein, giving the protein MIRLTGRSGAILGLLLAQGAPVGLLVLFRVFPDAPPDYATYLYIWLGTTIVMSGLGWALGRRAQSLAEANVLLTLLARQDALTGLANARALNEELERAVAHAGRTQEPLSLVIFDLDHFKDVNDNYGHQMGDHVLKGIGMLLRKQARIDDLPARYGGEEMALVLPNTNEEQASQIAERLRTMIEAGAKDRTLAVPITASFGVAELDADEAAFHLFARADRALYLAKNAGRNCVKRASHLTDPVSDPAMGVP
- a CDS encoding CPXCG motif-containing cysteine-rich protein, translated to MEAFGQCPYCGETISILVDPGGASTERYVEDCEVCCRPIAVTAVTDAEGESYVQLARLDD